CGGTGGACCGCCAAGAAGGTCAAACGGTTTACTGTCAATGGAACGCGGACGACGTACTGGTCATGCCCGCGGGAAGGGGATGACGGATGAGCAAGCGTCTCTCGGTTACATTGTTGACAGCACCTGCGATGATTTTGCTGCTTGGCGTATTCATCCTCCCCATGCTGATGATGCTTTTGCTCAGCTTTCAGGATGAGAATCAGGCGTTCTCTTTGCACAATTATTCATTATTTATACAAGATCCGTACTACTTGGAGATTCTTTGGCGGACGATTCGCGTGAGTCTCTGGACGGTTCTGGTAAGCCTCTTGCTCGGATTTCCTGTAGCGATGTACATGGCGCAGGCTACAGGGAAAATGCGTGGAATCGTCACGATGCTAATCCTGGCCCCTCACCTTATCAGTGTGGTTATTCGCAACTTCGGTTGGGTAGTGGTTTTGGGGGAGAAAGGGTGGATCAATGAGACGTTGATCAGTCTGGGTCTGATCGATCAACCGTTGCGGCTTTTGTATAACGAGCTGGGTATTGTGATCGGTCTGACGGATTCCTTCATTGCCTACATGGTTCTGGCGATTGCAACCAGCTTGTATGCCATTGATCCGTCCTTGAATAAGGCAGCATCGATTTTGGGGGCTTCCCGCGTACGTACGTTTTTCAGTGTGACATTGCCCTTGTGCTTG
This genomic stretch from Brevibacillus brevis harbors:
- a CDS encoding ABC transporter permease is translated as MSKRLSVTLLTAPAMILLLGVFILPMLMMLLLSFQDENQAFSLHNYSLFIQDPYYLEILWRTIRVSLWTVLVSLLLGFPVAMYMAQATGKMRGIVTMLILAPHLISVVIRNFGWVVVLGEKGWINETLISLGLIDQPLRLLYNELGIVIGLTDSFIAYMVLAIATSLYAIDPSLNKAASILGASRVRTFFSVTLPLCLPGIIAGTTLVFSLSMSAFVTPALMGGTSVKVLPVIAYEQIMATLNWPLGAALAFLLLGSTILLVTLYTKLIETKRYKEVFAS